A section of the Humulus lupulus chromosome 2, drHumLupu1.1, whole genome shotgun sequence genome encodes:
- the LOC133815079 gene encoding N-terminal acetyltransferase A complex auxiliary subunit NAA15-like, which yields MVGQPRSLYFGGAFCSITALSCSIKKDLIIIRRLIFTRSQEKNPPVGLPSLSLSSLLCLPSLSSFLCLPLSTTSAQEECPGGGRLIPNINTKAKKYSSPKALSLSVQPRTRSKPSPPTDHPVSSHHRLPSTKFQVTSQSQRQPKVCAALTISSSKTGKRNVKPVDPDPHGEKLLQVEDPLLEATKYLKFLQKNSPDSLETHLLSFEVNVRKQKVLLAFQAVKQLLRLNAEHPDTHRCLIKCFHKVDSMPTPVTDVEKLISSVLEAERPIISILHEKSLIEANKIFLEKHKGDCQTCSVAATTELLYALQPDKKAEVVKLIEDATHNPAPR from the exons atggtgggacaaccgaGATCTTTGTATTTCGGCGGtgccttttgttcaatcaccgcactcTCTTGCTCGATCAAGAAG GACTTAATAATTATTCGGCGCCTAATTTTCACACGGTCCCAAGAAAAAAACCCACCAGTCGGTTTaccctctctatctctctcttcaTTATTGTGTTTACCCTCTCTTTCTTCGTTTCTGTGTTTACCCCTCTCGACCACATCTGCCCAGGAGGAGTGCCCAGGAGGAGGACGATTAATACCAAATATTAACACTAAAGCCAAAAAATACTCATCACCCAAAGCCCTTTCTCTCTCTGTGCAACCACGGACCCGAAGCAAACCCAGCCCCCCGACCGACCACCCAGTCAGTAGCCACCATCGGTTACCAAGCACCAAGTTTCAAGTCACCTCCCAGTCCCAGCGGCAACCCAAAGTCTGCGCAGCTCTAACCATCTCCAGTTCAAAGACTGGGAAACGAAATGTGAAACCTGTTGATCCAGATCCCCATGGGGAGAAATTGTTGCAG GTAGAAGATCCACTTTTAGAAGCTACAAAGTACTTGAAGTTTCTTCAAAAGAACTCCCCTGATTCGTTAGAAACACACTTGCTTTCTTTTGAAGTGAATGTGAGAAAACAGAAGGTTTTGCTTGCCTTTCAG GCTGTAAAGCAACTACTGAGGTTGAACGCTGAACACCCAGATACACATCGTTGTTTA atTAAATGCTTCCATAAAGTGGACTCGATGCCCACTCCAGTTACAGATGTTGAGAAACTCATTTCGAGTGTCTTGGAAGCAGAACGCCCAATAATAAG TATTTTGCATGAGAAATCTCTGATCGAGGCGAACAAGATTTTCTTAGAGAAACATAAAGGTGATTGTCAAACTTGTTCAGT AGCTGCTACTACAGAACTACTGTATGCTTTACAACCTGACAAGAAAGCTGAGGTTGTTAAGCTAATTGAGGATGCAACACACAATCCGGCGCCAAGGTGA